From Oryzias melastigma strain HK-1 linkage group LG15, ASM292280v2, whole genome shotgun sequence, one genomic window encodes:
- the morn4 gene encoding MORN repeat-containing protein 4, with amino-acid sequence MTLTRGSFTYASGEEYHGEWKEGRRHGLGQLKFQDGTCYSGQFENGLFHGSGVLLFTDGSRYEGEFLNGQFQGTGVFSRYDGMKFEGEFKDGRVEGYGLLTFPDGSHGVPRNEGLFQNHKLQKREKCPAVVQRAQASASTAHSLAF; translated from the exons ATGACCTTAACCCGAGGATCTTTCACATATGCCAGTGGGGAAGAGTATCATGGAGAATGGAAGGAAG GTCGGAGGCACGGTCTCGGTCAGCTCAAGTTTCAAGATGGAACTTGTTACTCTGGCCAGTTTGAGAACGGACTTTTTCATGGCTCGGGCGTTCTGCTTTTCACAGATGGATCTAG GTATGAAGGAGAGTTTTTAAATGGGCAGTTTCAAGGCACAGGAGTCTTCAGTCGATATGATGGCATGAAATTTGAAGGCGAATTCAAAGACGGGCGTGTCGAGGGATATG GACTGTTGACATTTCCGGATGGATCTCACGGTGTTCCCAGAAATGAGGGCCTGTTCCAAAATCACAAGCTGCAGAAGAGGGAAAAGTGTCCTGCAGTGGTACAGCGTGCACAAGCCTCTGCCTCTACCGCACATAGCCTGGCGTTTTGA